The proteins below are encoded in one region of Phaseolus vulgaris cultivar G19833 chromosome 1, P. vulgaris v2.0, whole genome shotgun sequence:
- the LOC137815229 gene encoding uncharacterized protein: protein MPPSPALRFSPGREPRGDTHKRGRSLESGLLFREKDEDLTLFNEMQSREKESFLLQLTDDLEDSFSTKLKHISDVNLGISIPGRGESSELLNDGEKNDYDWLLTPPDTPLFPSLDDEPSQTSFGSRGRPQSKPIAISRSSTMDKSHRSSRGSASPNRLSPSPRSGTNTLQSRGRPLSVPNSSPTPSVRYATPSRRSSPPPSKPMTPASKHSIYTPSRISTGSSGSVVSSGVRGTSPGKTNRGNSASPKIRAWQTNIPGFSTEVPPNLRTSLADRPASYVRGSSPASRNGRDSASKFNRQSMSPTASRSSSSFHSHDRDQLSTRSKGSIASSGDDDLDSLQSITMGSADRLSSRRGASFSTNKNPTISKKSARIVSPSSAPKRSFDSVVRQMDRKTPQNMFRPLLSSVPSTTFYAGKANSAHRSLVSRNSSVTTSSNASSDQGTTFALDTEGSEHNQDDMASEADKILFPDMHEVFVFDKVEALNAKIEQEIKRESVHILQNETRDPKTVFVPIEFADSISHIHIDTRINESSEISRVRGVISETGSFENSALCSYCGCWYEVTNHAEKNIGLCPECSRKTSLLRVIFPETTLAVSEDPPLIAANIPKEEKSLSETNQLELPQETNVGNLRFPYGERDTEESQTSCSEVKQDHSQNSPLPNPLVEGGRQTSDNQLEINQLGVDYEKPNNESGDKHHSSDRPNLNVDPTEGTGISVLLKRTSSNKGPVVQSRSFTATTISYDDLCLARDSVNSFRSTPRPGSYSASSSIDLGSTRQTEFRSQRQLSGRKLDVDCGYDLRIKPPSTASSFSGTSNHSRHELGLATQETTANTEYGSVEEVSQVFQEMQALGNTMSEIIDASSIDLVVEEDEVECDDSSRLNNPCRSEFSSHATVVQSDDNLVTSIPIHGDCMSHENVDDCQNNAKDVSDTETSAKTSELSSQEKHDVQNSNVNELDALVTTNCSPITESEIEGENYSENMIDMVNDDLSKRALDDFREPSAQNLSNESYAASVSEVNVSESHGIEGSTVTVECQGAGNTRSLTLEEATDTILFCSSIVHDLAYQAATLAMEKECSDPFEGSKPTVTLLGKFNSDRNSRSRPVSKRASKSQKTKTKQRRVETDVKTPSGKAENDENIDESFTHNVGLPNKVDSMKPPKLESKCNCIIM, encoded by the exons ATGCCACCTTCTCCGGCATTGAGATTCTCTCCGGGGAGAGAGCCAAGAGGTGACACTCACAAGCGCGGGCGCAGTCTTGAGAGTGGATTGCTCTTCCGGGAGAAGGATGAAGATCTTACTTTGTTCAATGAAATGCAATCAAGAGAGAAGGAGAGCTTTTTGCTTCAGTTGACAGATGATTTGGAAGACTCATTCT CTACAAAGTTGAAACATATTTCTGATGTAAACCTTGGAATCTCCATTCCTGGTCGAGGAGAAAGCAGTGAGTTGCTTAATGATGGTGAGAAGAATGATTATGACTG GTTATTAACGCCCCCAGACACACCACTGTTTCCTTCGTTAGATGATGAGCCATCACAGACTAGTTTTGGAAGCAGAGGAAGGCCTCAGAGTAAACCCATTGCCATATCAAGATCTTCTACG ATGGATAAGAGTCACAGAAGCAGTAGGGGCAGTGCAAGTCCAAATCGCTTAAGTCCATCCCCACGATCAGGAACAAACACACTGCAATCAAGGGGAAGGCCTTTGTCGGTGCCGAATTCCAGTCCAACCCCAAGTGTGCGGTATGCCACTCCATCGAGAAGATCATCTCCACCTCCAAGTAAGCCCATGACACCTGCTTCCAAGCATTCCATTTATACTCCCAGCAGGATAAGCACTGGCTCCAGTGGTTCTGTAGTCTCATCAGGAGTTAGGGGAACTTCCCCAGGGAAGACAAATCGTGGAAACTCTGCATCACCAAAGATAAGGGCTTGGCAAACTAATATTCCTGGCTTCTCTACTGAAGTTCCTCCCAATCTTCGAACATCATTGGCTGATCGACCAGCATCCTATGTGAGGGGTTCATCTCCAGCATCCAGAAATGGTAGGGACTCTGCGTCCAAATTCAATAGGCAATCAATGTCTCCAACTGCTTCTAGGAGTAGTAGCTCTTTTCACAGTCATGATAGAGACCAATTGAGCACACGCAGCAAAGGTTCCATTGCATCATCTGGTGATGATGATCTAGACTCTCTGCAATCCATCACAATGGGTAGTGCAGACAGATTAAGTTCAAGAAGGGGTGCTTCATTTTCAACCAACAAAAATCCTACCATTTCCAAGAAATCAGCCAGGATTGTATCCCCAAGTTCTGCTCCTAAAAGATCGTTCGATTCAGTTGTCAGGCAAATG GATAGAAAAACTCCTCAGAACATGTTCAGGCCACTTTTATCCAGTGTTCCGAGTACAACCTTTTATGCTGGAAAAGCAAATTCTGCACATCGTTCCCTTGTATCCAGGAATTCATCTGTTACAACAAGCAGCAATGCAAGCTCTGATCAAGGTACAACCTTTGCACTGGACACTGAAGGGAGTGAACATAATCAAGATGATATGGCAAGTGAAGCTGATAAGATACTATTTCCTGATATGCATGAAGTGTTTGTCTTTGATAAAGTTGAGGCATTAAATGCGAAAATTGAGCAAGAGATTAAAAGGGAATCGGTACatattctgcaaaatgaaaccAGAGACCCAAAGACTGTTTTTGTTCCAATTGAATTTGCGGATTCTATATCCCACATTCACATTGACACCAGAATTAATGAAAGTTCAGAAATTTCACGTGTTAGAGGTGTCATTTCTGAAACTGGTAGTTTTGAAAATTCTGCTCTCTGTTCTTATTGTGGTTGTTGGTATGAGGTCACTAATCATGCTGAGAAGAATATTGGGCTGTGTCCAGAATGCAGCAGGAAAACCTCATTGTTGCGAGTCATCTTCCCTGAGACAACTTTGGCAGTATCTGAAGACCCTCCATTGATTGCAGCCAACATTCCTAAAGAAGAAAAATCATTATCTGAAACAAACCAATTGGAACTGCCTCAAGAGACTAATGTGGGTAACTTAAGGTTTCCCTACGGTGAGCGGGATACCGAGGAGAGTCAAACTTCATGCAGTGAAGTAAAGCAAGATCACTCACAAAACAGTCCTCTTCCAAATCCATTGGTGGAGGGAGGCAGACAGACATCGGACAACCAGCTAGAGATTAACCAATTAGGAGTTGATTACGAGAAGCCTAATAATGAATCTGGGGATAAACATCACTCAAGTGATCGCCCTAATTTGAACGTGGACCCGACAGAAGGCACTGGCATTTCTGTATTGCTGAAAAGGACTAGCAGCAACAAAGGACCTGTAGTTCAGAGCAGGAGTTTTACTGCCACAACCATATCTTACGATGATCTGTGTCTTGCTAGAGACAGTGTAAACAGTTTTAGAAGCACACCGAGACCTGGTAGTTATTCTGCCTCGTCATCAATTGATCTTGGCTCAACTAGGCAAACAGAGTTTCGTTCGCAAAGGCAGTTGAGTGGAAGGAAACTGGATGTGGACTGTGGATATGACTTGAGGATCAAGCCTCCGAGCACTGCTTCATCTTTTTCAGGAACATCAAACCATTCTCGCCATGAGTTAGGTCTTGCAACTCAAGAGACCACTGCCAATACAGAATATGGCTCTGTAGAGGAGGTATCCCAAGTTTTTCAAGAAATGCAAGCTTTGGGAAATACAATGTCTGAGATAATTGATGCTTCTTCCATTGATTTAGTTGTTGAGGAAGATGAAGTTGAATGTGATGATAGTAGTAGATTGAATAATCCTTGCCGCTCAGAATTTTCAAGTCATGCTACTGTTGTTCAGTCTGATGACAACCTAGTCACATCAATTCCAATTCATGGGGATTGTATGTCACATGAAAATGTTGACGATTGCCAAAATAATGCCAAGGATGTCTCAGACACTGAAACATCAGCTAAAACTTCAGAATTATCCAGTCAAGAGAAACATGATGTGCAGAATTCAAATGTTAACGAATTGGATGCTTTGGTTACAACCAACTGTTCCCCAATTACAGAATCAGAAATAGAAGGAGAAAACTATAGTGAGAATATGATTGACATGGTGAATGATGATTTGTCAAAGAGGGCCCTTGATGACTTTCGAGAACCTTCTGCTCAAAATCTTTCCAATGAGTCTTATGCTGCTTCTGTTTCTGAGGTCAATGTCTCCGAGTCCCATGGCATTG AGGGATCTACAGTTACAGTGGAGTGTCAAGGTGCAGGCAATACTAGAAGCCTGACACTTGAAGAGGCAACAGACACAATCCTTTTTTGCAGTTCCATTGTCCATGATCTTGCATATCAGGCTGCGACATTAGCAATGGAAAAGGAATGTTCCGACCCATTTGAGGGTTCTAAACCGACCGTGACCTTATTGGGAAAATTCAATTCTGATAGAAATAGTCGCAGTCGCCCTGTCAGCAAGCGCGCTTCAAAATCCCAGAAGACCAAGACCAAGCAGAGGAGGGTGGAAACTGATGTCAAAACCCCTTCTGGCAAGGCTGAGAATGATGAAAATATTGATGAGTCTTTCACACACAATGTTGGGCTTCCTAACAAAGTGGATAGTATGAAGCCCCCAAAGCTCGAATCAAAGTGCAATTGCATCATAATGTGA
- the LOC137815230 gene encoding uncharacterized protein yields the protein MMYNYPLISAIVAFAIAQAIKFFTTWYKENRWDPKQLVGSGGMPSSHSATVTALAAAIGFHEGFGGPLFATALVLACIVMYDATGVRLQAGRQAELLNQIVFELPAEHPLAESRPLRELLGHTPPQVIAGGVLGLVTAGIGYLITMASS from the exons ATGATGTACAATTACCCTCTCATTTCCGCCATTGTTGCTTTCGCCATCGCACAAGCCATCAAGTTCTTCACCACCTG GTATAAGGAAAACAGATGGGATCCGAAGCAACTTGTTGGATCTGGGGGAATGCCTTCTTCCCATTCTGCAACTGTCACTGCTCTTGCTGCGGCAATAGGGTTCCATGAAGGCTTCGGAGGACCTCTTTTTGCGACTGCTTTGGTTCTAGCTTGTATT GTGATGTATGATGCTACTGGTGTAAGATTGCAAGCTGGACGCCAAGCAGAG CTTCTGAaccaaattgtgtttgaacttCCTGCTGAACATCCTCTAGCTGAAAGCAGACCACTCCGGGAACTTCTCGGGCATACACCCCCTCAG GTCATTGCTGGTGGGGTACTTGGACTTGTAACAGCAGGTATTGGTTATCTAATAACCATGGCTAGTAGCTGA
- the LOC137815231 gene encoding uncharacterized protein isoform X1 encodes MGFLRLIRRYGYPFRDKTRIRHYPLQHMQSRGFSNEGVPNGNDVVHPVLIIGAGPVGLVLSILLTKLGINCTVLERNRAFSKHPQAHFINNRSMEIFRKIDGLVEEIQSSQPPVDLWRKFIYCTSLSGSILGSVDHIQPQDLEHVVSPVSVAHFSQYKLTMLLFKQLENLGFQICAPESLEGNEQSCEQKIMMGQECVSIDASDDFVTVTASSIIKGKRVEQNIHCNILIGTDGAGSTVRKLVGIEMRGEKDLQKLVSVHFFSRDLGQFLLEENPGMLFFIFNTEAIGVLVAHDLRQGEFVLQIPFYPPQQTFEDFSPKACEKLISKLVGQEFGDVEVIDIKPWIMHAEVAERFICSGNRILLAGDAAHRFPPAGGFGMNTGIQDAHNLAWKIASVIKGIAPTSMLNTYEIERKPIALFNTRLSLENYKAAMSVPAALGLDPTVANTVHQFIVNGIGSILPSGLQKVALDGIFGIGRAQLSEFVLNESNPLGSSRLAKLKHIFEEGKSLQLQFPAEDLGFRYLQGALVPENNGIESPPEVLTGRRRDYTPSAQPGSRLPHMFVRVNPLCEETISTLDLVSGDKVEFILIIAPVEESYHLAREAFKVAEEQEISLRVCIFWSTDSFEGLEKGSEAALSPWKNYADVVEAQSSTSNWWDMCNMTNRGAILVRPDEHIAWRTSSGLAGDPRVEMQRVFAAIQGIHC; translated from the exons ATGGGGTTTCTAAGGCTTATAAGACGGTATGGTTACCCCTTTAGGGACAAAACTCGAATTAGACATTACCCACTTCAGCATATGCAAAGCAGAGGATTCTCAAATGAGGGAGTTCCTAATGGCAATGATGTGGTGCACCCAGTTCTGATCATTGGTGCTGGACCTGTGGGTCTTGTTCTCTCTATTCTTCTCACAAAATTAG GTATTAATTGCACAGTTTTGGAGAGAAACAGGGCATTTTCTAAACATCCCCAAGCACATTTCATCAACAATCGATCCATGGAG ATATTCCGCAAAATTGATGGCCTTGTTGAAGAGATCCAAAGTTCTCAACCACCAGTAGATTTATGGAGGAAGTTTATATATTGTACTTCCCTCTCTGGTTCAATTCTTGGATCTGTAGATCACATACAACCTCAAG ATCTTGAGCATGTTGTCAGCCCAGTCTCAGTTGCACACTTCTCACAGTACAAGCTAACTATGTTATTATTCAAGCAACTTGAAAATCTAGGCTTTCAAATATGTGCACCTGAAAGCTTGGAAGGAAATGAACAGTCTTGTGAACAGAAAATAATGATGGGCCAGGAATGTGTATCCATTGATGCCAGTGATGActttgtaacagtaactgcatcTTCTATCATTAAGGGGAAGCGTGTAGAACAGAATATTCACTGTAACATCCTTATTGGCACAGATGGTGCAGGTAGTACGGTAAGAAAGCTTGTAGGAATAGAAATGAGGGGTGAGAAGGACTTGCAAAAACTTGTCAGTGTCCATTTCTTTAGCAGAGACCTTGGCCAGTTTTTGCTGGAGGAAAATCCTGGTatgcttttttttatcttcaacaCTGAAGCTATCGGGGTCCTTGTTGCTCATGATCTCAGGCAAGGGGAATTTGTATTACAG ATACCCTTTTATCCACCTCAGCAAACATTTGAGGATTTCAGTCCAAAG GCATGTGAGAAATTGATCAGCAAACTTGTTGGTCAAGAGTTTGGAGATGTAGAAGTAATAGATATAAAGCCATGGATCATGCATGCTGAAGTTGCCGAGAGGTTTATATGTAGTGGGAACCGAATACTACTTGCCGGTGATGCTGCTCATCGATTTCCTCCAGCTGGTGGATTTG GAATGAATACAGGCATTCAGGATGCCCATAATCTTGCCTGGAAAATTGCTTCTGTGATTAAGGGTATTGCCCCAACTTCAATGCTAAATACCTACGAAATTGAACGTAAACCG ATTGCTTTATTCAATACAAGATTAAGTTTAGAAAACTATAAAGCTGCCATGTCTGTCCCTGCTGCACTTGGTCTTGATCCAACTGTTGCAAATACAG TACATCAATTTATTGTTAATGGGATTGGTTCCATCTTACCATCCGGATTGCAGAAGGTAGCTTTGGATGGAATTTTTGGTATAGGTCGTGCACAGCTCTCAGAATTTGTCTTAAATGAAAGTAACCCTCTTGGATCCTCAAGGTTGGCTAAGCTAAAACACATATTTGAAGAAGGAAAAAGCCTTCAACTTCAGTTCCCTGCTGAAGATCTTGGTTTTAG GTACCTACAAGGAGCACTTGTGCCAGAGAATAATGGCATTGAGAGTCCACCAGAAGTTCTAACAGGGCGTCGGAGGGACTACACCCCTTCAGCACAGCCAGGATCAAGACTTCCTCATATGTTTGTGAGAGTAAACCCATTATGTGAG GAGACTATTTCTACACTGGATCTTGTGTCAGGAGATAAAGTTGAATTCATTCTCATCATCGCACCAGTGGAGGAATCTTATCATCTAGCTCGTGAAGCATTCAAGGTGGCTGAGGAACAGGAAATTTCTCTGAGAGTGTGTATTTTTTGGTCTACAGATTCTTTTGAAGGACTTGAGAAAGGAAGTGAAGCAGCATTATCACCTTGGAAGAATTATGCAGATGTTGTTGAAGCTCAATCATCAACTTCAAATTGGTGGGATATGTGTAACATGACGAACAGAGGGGCCATTTTAGTTAGACCTGATGAACATATTGCCTGGCGTACAAGTTCAGGACTTGCTGGGGATCCTAGAGTGGAAATGCAGAGGGTTTTTGCTGCTATACAGGGAATACACTGTTAA
- the LOC137815231 gene encoding uncharacterized protein isoform X2 has protein sequence MGFLRLIRRYGYPFRDKTRIRHYPLQHMQSRGFSNEGVPNGNDVVHPVLIIGAGPVGLVLSILLTKLGINCTVLERNRAFSKHPQAHFINNRSMEIFRKIDGLVEEIQSSQPPVDLWRKFIYCTSLSGSILGSVDHIQPQDLEHVVSPVSVAHFSQYKLTMLLFKQLENLGFQICAPESLEGNEQSCEQKIMMGQECVSIDASDDFVTVTASSIIKGKRVEQNIHCNILIGTDGAGSTVRKLVGIEMRGEKDLQKLVSVHFFSRDLGQFLLEENPGMLFFIFNTEAIGVLVAHDLRQGEFVLQIPFYPPQQTFEDFSPKACEKLISKLVGQEFGDVEVIDIKPWIMHAEVAERFICSGNRILLAGDAAHRFPPAGGFGMNTGIQDAHNLAWKIASVIKGIAPTSMLNTYEIERKPIALFNTRLSLENYKAAMSVPAALGLDPTVANTVHQFIVNGIGSILPSGLQKVALDGIFGIGRAQLSEFVLNESNPLGSSRLAKLKHIFEEGKSLQLQFPAEDLGFRYLQGALVPENNGIESPPEVLTGRRRDYTPSAQPGSRLPHMFVRVNPL, from the exons ATGGGGTTTCTAAGGCTTATAAGACGGTATGGTTACCCCTTTAGGGACAAAACTCGAATTAGACATTACCCACTTCAGCATATGCAAAGCAGAGGATTCTCAAATGAGGGAGTTCCTAATGGCAATGATGTGGTGCACCCAGTTCTGATCATTGGTGCTGGACCTGTGGGTCTTGTTCTCTCTATTCTTCTCACAAAATTAG GTATTAATTGCACAGTTTTGGAGAGAAACAGGGCATTTTCTAAACATCCCCAAGCACATTTCATCAACAATCGATCCATGGAG ATATTCCGCAAAATTGATGGCCTTGTTGAAGAGATCCAAAGTTCTCAACCACCAGTAGATTTATGGAGGAAGTTTATATATTGTACTTCCCTCTCTGGTTCAATTCTTGGATCTGTAGATCACATACAACCTCAAG ATCTTGAGCATGTTGTCAGCCCAGTCTCAGTTGCACACTTCTCACAGTACAAGCTAACTATGTTATTATTCAAGCAACTTGAAAATCTAGGCTTTCAAATATGTGCACCTGAAAGCTTGGAAGGAAATGAACAGTCTTGTGAACAGAAAATAATGATGGGCCAGGAATGTGTATCCATTGATGCCAGTGATGActttgtaacagtaactgcatcTTCTATCATTAAGGGGAAGCGTGTAGAACAGAATATTCACTGTAACATCCTTATTGGCACAGATGGTGCAGGTAGTACGGTAAGAAAGCTTGTAGGAATAGAAATGAGGGGTGAGAAGGACTTGCAAAAACTTGTCAGTGTCCATTTCTTTAGCAGAGACCTTGGCCAGTTTTTGCTGGAGGAAAATCCTGGTatgcttttttttatcttcaacaCTGAAGCTATCGGGGTCCTTGTTGCTCATGATCTCAGGCAAGGGGAATTTGTATTACAG ATACCCTTTTATCCACCTCAGCAAACATTTGAGGATTTCAGTCCAAAG GCATGTGAGAAATTGATCAGCAAACTTGTTGGTCAAGAGTTTGGAGATGTAGAAGTAATAGATATAAAGCCATGGATCATGCATGCTGAAGTTGCCGAGAGGTTTATATGTAGTGGGAACCGAATACTACTTGCCGGTGATGCTGCTCATCGATTTCCTCCAGCTGGTGGATTTG GAATGAATACAGGCATTCAGGATGCCCATAATCTTGCCTGGAAAATTGCTTCTGTGATTAAGGGTATTGCCCCAACTTCAATGCTAAATACCTACGAAATTGAACGTAAACCG ATTGCTTTATTCAATACAAGATTAAGTTTAGAAAACTATAAAGCTGCCATGTCTGTCCCTGCTGCACTTGGTCTTGATCCAACTGTTGCAAATACAG TACATCAATTTATTGTTAATGGGATTGGTTCCATCTTACCATCCGGATTGCAGAAGGTAGCTTTGGATGGAATTTTTGGTATAGGTCGTGCACAGCTCTCAGAATTTGTCTTAAATGAAAGTAACCCTCTTGGATCCTCAAGGTTGGCTAAGCTAAAACACATATTTGAAGAAGGAAAAAGCCTTCAACTTCAGTTCCCTGCTGAAGATCTTGGTTTTAG GTACCTACAAGGAGCACTTGTGCCAGAGAATAATGGCATTGAGAGTCCACCAGAAGTTCTAACAGGGCGTCGGAGGGACTACACCCCTTCAGCACAGCCAGGATCAAGACTTCCTCATATGTTTGTGAGAGTAAACCCATTAT GA